From a region of the Helianthus annuus cultivar XRQ/B chromosome 5, HanXRQr2.0-SUNRISE, whole genome shotgun sequence genome:
- the LOC110941445 gene encoding myosin-2, whose amino-acid sequence MISASPNSIARSSLEEMLDSLRRRDEAEHSRDLPPALPSRPTSKARLPKRLIQAKLAMEHAVSYDSNKNKNKKPEVKLVTGGSGRSFGEKKEAAAVGDQRLSENGGATLATSPETEWNHIINHFAKNKLGVWCKPPQKDLWEFVKIEETMGEEVSVVLSDGSAITISTGEILPANEKNLDDVDDLVELCYLNEPSVLHNLKYRYSRDVIYSKAGNVLLAVNPFKEVKIYGNDFVTAYKDKKSNKPHVYATADAAYRDMMKDGGNQSIIISGVSGSGKTETSKFAMQYLTSVGSQNNNKIKNKLIQANCILEAFGNAKTSKNLNSSRFGKLIDINYNAEGIISGASIQALLLEKSRVSRLRRGERSYHIFYQICAGAPPILKDMLSLKMASEYKILNQSGCLKINGVDDADNFIMLVDAFDTFGIPHEVQESVFELVAAILWLGNISFVVIDKEEHVVPKADEASRNAARLMGCKTDDLIDLLSTNRIHNTTTPLTLQRATVKRDALAKFIYDSLFNWLVEEINTSLKGDEQHARHTISIIDIYGFESFQKNSFPQLLINYADERLQRHFIHHLCKLEQEQYELDGIHWKNVESEDNEECLDLFEQNPTGLISILDEGSNSSKATDETFTDKIKKHLSSNSRFSCEKGTFRIRHFAGEVPYDASGLLEQNSDKLQFDIIQLLSSCKKPLNHLASGLVKQDQTTSQSAFVKFKDHLYKIIEQLENSKQHFIRCIKPNIKQLAGNFENGIVWEQLKHSQVMDILQISKSRYPISFTHQEFATRFGCLLSHNLISTDPLRTSVAILQHYRVPTQTYRVGSTKLFFQGQVDVLENLRQEVLEGTRVVENGFLDSQVVPESDEWTFGIVTLQSFVRGENARREFNVLKKQNKGNALSSLDEHMTTIVNLQSVVRGWLARKYFNHMQRWKQAAIDSSESRRRSDSTNSELKGSSQENIEDLQKRVAKAESLLRERDLENTALREQVRQFEARLSEYENKTKAVEEMWQSQMATLQMSLSAAKKTLGSGISDGQTGRPDGSASPNYYDSEDNISGIPTPVQMTPLRSGHNRRENGVISNTVDYLSKEFEQRKQTFDNDAKAVINVTPGRPPSSKQIEDYKSLKKKFEIWKKEYKHRLREAKTTLVNAESGGGGGGGASGGGDRRGRHWWGKLSSKRGKERAV is encoded by the exons ATGATTTCGGCTTCGCCGAATTCGATAGCTCGGAGTTCGTTAGAGGAAATGCTCGATTCGCTTCGTCGGAGAGACGAGGCGGAGCACTCGAGGGACTTGCCGCCGGCGTTGCCGTCTCGGCCGACATCGAAAGCGCGTCTACCGAAGCGGTTGATACAGGCAAAGCTTGCTATGGAACATGCTGTGTCTTATGACTCAAATAAGAATAAGAACAAGAAACCCGAGGTTAAACTCGTTACGGGTGGCAGCGGTCGTAGTTTCGGCGAAAAGAAAGAAGCTGCAGCTGTTGGCGATCAAAGATTGTCGGAGAATGGTGGCGCGACTCTTGCCACTTCGCCGGAGACTGAATGGAATCACATTATCAATCATTTCGCTAAAAAC aAACTTGGAGTATGGTGTAAGCCGCCCCAAAAGGATCTATGGGAATTCGTAAAGATCGAAGAAACCATGGGTGAAGAAGTATCTGTTGTGCTTTCCGACGGAAGT GCGATCACGATATCTACAGGAGAGATCTTACCTGCAAATGAAAAAAATCTTGATGACGTAGATGATCTTGTCGAACTTTGTTATTTAAACGAGCCGTCAGTTCTTCATAATCTTAAGTATAGATACAGCCGTGATGTTATTTAC AGTAAGGCAGGGAACGTTTTATTAGCGGTAAATCCGTTCAAAGAAGTCAAAATATATGGAAATGATTTCGTCACAGCTTATAAAGACAAGAAGTCGAACAAGCCTCATGTATACGCTACGGCTGATGCGGCATACCGTGATATGATGAAAG ATGGTGGAAATCAATCTATCATTATCAG tggTGTAAGTGGATCTGGGAAGACCGAAACATCGAAATTTGCAATGCAATATCTGACATCAGTTGGAAGCCAGAATAATAATAAGATAAAAAACAAATTGATACAAGCCAACTGTATACTGGAAGCCTTTGGGAAtgcaaaaacatcgaaaaatttgaATTCCAGCCGATTT GGGAaattaattgatattaattataaCGCAGAGGGGATAATAAGCGGCGCTTCTATTCAAGCAC TGCTTCTAGAAAAg TCAAGGGTATCTCGATTACGCCGTGGGGAACGATCGTACCATATATTCTATCAGATCTGTGCGGGGGCACCACCTATTCTTAAAG ATATGCTGAGTTTAAAAATGGCGAGCGAGTACAAGATTCTAAATCAGAGTGGGTGCTTGAAAATTAATGGCGTTGATGATGCCGACAACTTTATAATGCTAGTG GATGCCTTTGATACGTTTGGGATTCCTCATGAGGTTCAAGAAAGCGTATTCGAATTGGTTGCCGCAATTTTATGGCTCGGGAATATTTCGTTTGTAGTAATTGATAAAGAAGAACACGTTGTGCCTAAGGCTGATGAAG CTAGTCGAAATGCTGCTCGGTTAATGGGCTGCAAGACGGATGACCTCATTGATCTCCTCTCCACCAACCGAATCCACAACACGACAACGCCATTGACATTACAACGG GCAACTGTTAAAAGAGACGCATTGGCAAAATTTATTTACGATAGCTTGTTTAATTGGCTCGTGGAAGAAATTAATACATCACTCAAAGGAGACGAACAGCATGCTCGACACACCATAAGCATTATAGATATTTATGGATTTGAGTCGTTTCAG AAAAATAGCTTTCCGCAGTTGTTGATAAACTATGCTGATGAGAGATTGCAACGACACTTCATTCACCATCTTTGTAAGCTTGAACAAGAG CAATATGAATTGGACGGAATTCACTGGAAAAACGTAGAGTCTGAAGACAACGAAGAGTGTTTGGATCTTTTTGAGCAG AATCCCACGGGGCTAATATCGATACTCGATGAGGGTTCAAATTCCTCGAAAGCGACAGATGAGACATTTACCGACAAAATTAAAAAACACCTGAGTTCTAATTCACGCTTTAGCTGTGAAAAGGGGACGTTTAGGATTCGCCATTTTGCGGGAGAG GTTCCGTATGATGCTTCAGGGTTGTTGGAACAAAACAGCGATAAACTGCAATTCGATATTATCCAACTTTTGTCGTCTTGTAAAAAACCTTTGAACCATTTGGCATCGGGTCTCGTGAAGCAGGACCAAACAACCAGTCAAAGTGCTTTCGTAAAGTTCAAG GATCATCTATATAAAATAATTGAGCAATTGGAGAATTCAAAGCAACATTTCATTCGATGCATCAAACCGAATATCAAACAACTTGCTGGAAATTTCGAAAACGGTATCGTTTGGGAGCAGCTAAAACACAGCCAAGTTATGGATATTTTGCAAATATCAAAATCAAGATACCCAATAAGCTTCACACATCAAGAATTTGCTACCCG GTTCGGCTGCCTTTTGTCACACAATCTTATTTCTACGGATCCATTGCGTACATCGGTTGCTATTCTTCAGCATTATCGTGTCCCTACGCAAACGTATCGAGTTGGATCTACAAAACTATTTTTCCAAGGACAA GTTGATGTGTTGGAGAATTTGAGACAAGAAGTTCTAGAAGGTACACGTGTAGTGGAAAACGGTTTCCTTGACAGCCAAGTTGTTCCCGAATCCGATGAATGGACGTTTGGAATTGTGACATTGCAGTCAT TTGTTCGTGGTGAAAACGCGAGAAGGGAGTTTAACGTTTTAAAGAAACAGAATAAGGGGAATGCGTTAAGCTCACTTGATGAGCATATGACAACAATTGTAAATTTACAATCAG TGGTTCGTGGGTGGTTGGCTCGAAAGTATTTTAATCACATGCAGAGATGGAAACAAGCAGCCATTGATAGCTCGGAAAGCAGGCGAAGGTCCGACAGTACAAATTCAGAATTGAAG GGCTCTTCACAAGAAAATATTGAAGACTTGCAGAAACGAGTAGCGAAGGCAGAATCATTGTTGAGAGAAAGAGATCTTGAAAATACGGCTTTACGGGAACAAGTACGACAATTTGAAGCGCGGCTGTCTGAATATGAAAACAAAACGAAGGCTGTTGAGGAGATGTGGCAAAGCCAGATGGCAACTTTACAA ATGAGTCTCTCTGCAGCCAAGAAAACTCTCGGTTCAGGCATTTCCGACGGGCAAACCGGAAGACCCGATGGGTCAGCGTCACCCAATTATTATGATTCCGAAGATAACATATCAGGAATTCCAACTCCTGTACAAATGACACCACTCCGATCTGGACATAACAGACGAGAAAACGGCGTTATTTCCAACACGGTTGATTACTTATCTAAAGAATTCGAGCAAAGAAAACAGACTTTCGATAACGACGCTAAAGCCGTTATCAACGTGACTCCCGGACGCCCGCCTTCTTCAAAACAGATCGAAgattataaaagtttaaaaaaGAAATTTGAGATTTGGAAAAAGGAGTACAAGCATCGGTTACGAGAGGCCAAAACAACGCTTGTGAATGCCGAaagtggcggcggcggtggtggtggtgctagcGGTGGCGGTGATAGGCGGGGGAGACACTGGTGGGGGAAGTTAAGTAGtaagagagggaaagagagagcaGTGTGA